The Plutella xylostella chromosome 12, ilPluXylo3.1, whole genome shotgun sequence genome includes a window with the following:
- the LOC119694070 gene encoding probable glutamate receptor — MAALAAAAGRGAPRRAALRGRWLVLLPGTLLRRRYSLHNATLVGTFVINQKPRHLSDARYMYSVAARHLDAHPRYTLLVVTYMQDMFHFQLSIFRSEQWAVLRNGSWSGVAGALREGRADVGLAPMAVKAVRLQALEFAGLVAEVELPTVFRQPEVAASPSLSEFTSPLTGAAWAAALPLAAAAVAMLALTATLETIYLGSADNYRANFGDMLLDFVNIFYLDASWRECGLWAGRGAALAAGVLGLLLMQFYSASLLGAVLAPPPRLIASLQDLLRSDLAYKVEDVAYQRQFFKEHMDIPEIAALYNTKILKGPLPPFVDNAVGVKHLMEGNFAFQCTGTYLWHEAARWDDALLCSLDELRVFPRMQQYVSQ; from the exons ATGGCA gcgctggcggcggcggcggggcgcggggcgccgcggcgggcggcgctgCGCGGGCGCTGGCTCGTGCTGCTGCCGGGCACGCTGCTGCGCCGCCGCTACTCGCTGCACAACGCCACACTCGTCGGCACCTTTGTG ATCAACCAGAAGCCGCGGCATCTGTCGGACGCGCGCTACATGTACAGCGTTGCGGCGCGGCACCTGGACGCGCACCCGCGGTACACGCTGCTGGTCGTCACCTACATGCAGGACATGTTCCACTTCCA GTTGTCGATATTCCGGTCGGAGCAGTGGGCGGTGCTGCGCAACGGCTCGTGGTCGGGCGTGGCGGGCGCGCTGCGCGAGGGACGCGCGGACGTGGGGCTGGCCCCGATGGCCGTGAAGGCCGTACGCCTGCAGGCGCTCGAGTTCGCCGGACTCGTGGCCGAGGTCGA ACTGCCTACAGTGTTCCGGCAGCCGGAGGTGGCGGCGTCGCCGTCGCTGAGCGAATTCACGTCGCCGCTGACGGGCGCCGCGTGGGCCGCCGCGCTgccgctcgccgccgccgccgtcgcgaTGCTCGCCCTCACTGCCACGCTTGAG accatCTATCTTGGAAGCGCCGATAACTACAGAGCCAACTTTGGAGATATGCTTCTTGACTTcgttaatatattttacttagaTG CGTCGTGGCGCGAGTGCGGGCTGTgggcggggcgcggcgcggcgctggcggcgggcGTGCTGGGCCTGCTGCTCATGCAGTTCTACTCGGCGTCGCTGCTGGGCGCCGTgctggcgccgccgccgcgcctcATCGCCTCGCTGCAGGACCTGCTCCGCAGCGACCTCGCCTACAAGGTCGAGGACGTCGCCTACCAGCGGCAGTTCTTCAAG GAACACATGGACATTCCAGAAATAGCTGCACTGTACAACACGAAGATTTTAAAAGGACCTCTTCCCCCGTTTGTTGATAATGCAGTCGGGGTCAAGCATCTTATGGAGGGAAACTTTGCTTTTCag TGCACGGGCACGTACCTGTGGCACGAGGCGGCGCGCTGGGACGACGCGCTGCTGTGCTCGCTGGACGAGCTGCGCGTTTTCCCGCGCATGCAGCAGTACGTCTCTCAGTAG